In the genome of Xiphias gladius isolate SHS-SW01 ecotype Sanya breed wild chromosome 18, ASM1685928v1, whole genome shotgun sequence, the window CCAACAGGATTggactgaaatgaaagaaagcaaactAAACATGTGCCGTTGAATATGACTAAAGCCATCTAATTACTACCCCAAATTTCAATATCTCACCGGCAGTTTTGGTCTCCTGTTGTGATCCACCATGTCCAGCAAAGGGTATGATTCCCTCAACATATCGATACTGACAACATTCTTAAAGCCCAAACTAGAGACAGCGTGTTAAGGTGAAATAGAGAGCATTATTTAAGGACAACTTTCAATAAATCGTGCATGGAAAACCTAACGAAACAAGAATCCAGGATACTTTTTAGCAATTTCCAGGACTGGTCCTTGTCCTGACACCAGCACACACTTGTCGTGGAACTTCTTGAACATCCTCAGGGGACTATGGGACATAATGACTTGATCTTGTGTAATCTGCAAACAGATCAAGTGTTAGGAGAGGTTAATAGCAGAGGTGACCGGGTACTCCAGATCAACCCAGAAAGAAgtgcatgttttattcagtctACATAGAACAATCATAAATCTGCTATAGTGCCCCCAACAGTTTGATTACTCACAGGTACTCCTAGGATGTGAGAGAGCTGGTCTGCTTTAGTTTGTCTGAGGCAGTTCCCTGCATTCGTGACAAAAACAACCGGCACCACAAATTGTCCCCGAGAGTCAACCAACTTCTCAAATGCTTTTTTTGCAGCAGGGATTGGCATCCTTCCCCGGACCAGTACGCcatcaatgtcaaacaacagcCCAAAGCTgggctgtggctgtggctgtggaagGGAAGGACGGGCACGGGTTAATCAGCTAAACTGCATGCAAGAAAAAATCGAAGagcacagttttctttttacatgtgGAAAAAATACGCAGCGCAGTGTTGATAAAGGATGATGACTGATTTGAAACATGCCTGGTCAAAAAGATCTCAATTAGGGCGAAATGATGATTCACTAAATAACTAACGGGCTTTCATGTGGACGATGATGAAAGAGGAGCAAACAGAATTTGTGACCATGCACACAATCGAATGACTCATTCCCACGGACGAGGAATTCCAAATGATCATTTGTCATGTTCAATGAATTAAGTTTACTTTATAGTATGTGTAATGTCTGTTAACATTGTTTCCACACATGACCGTGGATTTCTAATAACATTAGAGAATCCATAGTGGGAATGCTATGGTGACACAGCAGTACATGGGGGCATTTGGTTACAATGTTAGTATATTACAAATAATCTTGCAGCTATCCAAACAGATATTGTAAAAGAGCTTTTTTTAGTGCTTTTTCCTCAATGCTTTTTTCCCTGTAACTGGGGCTCCCACAACAAACTGGGAACACGGTGTATCGgcgattgtttttttttgttttttgtttttctcatgagGGAAAACACAGTAAGCTACATCTGCTCTTGTCCCTGATGTCGGATCCCCTGTTGTTTCACCCCCGTCGGCGCATCCACATCTGACAAAGTGGCATGCGACATTGGACGCAACGTCGACGCGATACATTGTAACAAAAGTCCGAAACGACGACAGAGTATCGACGTGTCGCCAATGTATTGTTTGCCCGAACCGAGGCGCAGCAACAGCTCGAACCGTACCTTGCTGTTAGACTGAATTCCGCAAAACCCGCACCGAGAACCGACAATCCCAGTTTTTCGTCTGGCTTGACGGTTACTCAGGGTGTACAAGCCCCGGTAAAACGGCAGGAGTCCCTTCATCTCCTTTACTTATCACCGGGTtaaaaagattgttttttttttaaatttgaatcaAAACCCCGCATGAGGCATGAGCCGGCTCGCTCCGGCCGTGCTGGCTGCTCggcttgatttttcttttccttttttctttttttttctctccccccgATATTTTCGCGACTATAATTTGACTGGGCGAGACCCGATGACGAAATATGAGGAGTAGGAGGGTCTCCTGCCGCGTCGCTGCCGGATGGAGCCGTGGAGCTGCATCTGCACCGCAACCCCCGCTGCCATTTTAGACACCGAGGTGGAGCTTGCCGTTTCCCCCGCACGCACAAGCACCGCTGCGGATCCCAGGACGGCGCAGCGGACATTGTACGAGACCATCGATCACCATTACCCTGATCCACACTGTTTCTTATCACTACAGTGTTCtgtgattatatatatatattcattccACGATGGGTCGCTCATTTGCAGCACGAGGCACAACATGGATCCTGACGGACCTCCAGACGTAGCTCTCCGTCCTACTCCTCGACTTTTATCTTTAGAACACTGAACTGCTTTGGGTCTGCCCATCTTGTCCTAGTTCAGGGTGGCTAAATTTGCTGCGAGAAACCAGAAGGAATGTGACAGGCAAgccgtagcctttctgtcaagGAGACAGCAGAACGGCCTTTTCCGGTTTTACCCAGCTCGCCGTAAATTAAAAGTCCTCCTCTCTAAAGCCCGCACAGAAAAGTGCGGTTGCGCCAAGATAACGGACGCCCGCGTCGGGGAAAATTTGGCTCGATTTTTAGGGATGTATTTCTGCGGATGTCCTGCCACGACACCGCAACAAAGCACAAACACCAGAAAACGAAATTGTTgtggaccaaaaaaaataaaaaagcaaggTCCACTTTGTTTACAGTCAGGCTACCTAGGTGTATATATCTGTCAGAATTTCTTGCATTTGGACTTCCTTGAAGGCTCATAGGGCCTATTATACAGGCGTGTGTGTTAGGTAAGCCGTAGCTCAGACTTGACACCTTTACAATATGGACAGAGGACttgagagcagaaaaaaaaaaaaaaaaaacctgtaaaaggaaatttcactcaaatcagacaaaatgtcctcccCGTGCTCCTCCAGCTTTATTGAtagtttaaaattacatttctattttctaGGACTTCAGTTGCACTTTCCTTCCGACTTAAAAACTGAGTACAAGCAAATGGTATTTATACAGTAGTCTAAGTGATATTgtagaaaaataacattttgatttctgtgaaaacatttttcattcccAAATAACTCCTAATTCTGCTGTTCTGACAACTGTTATTGATGTTAAATTTtgccaaggtaaaaaaaataataataaaaaaaaaaaaaatccaaagccattttaaaaggaaatgtcTACCTTGGACTACCAAGTGATATTTAAGTTGTAAACAGATTTCTATAAAAGAACGTGTTTCTTTTAATACCTCCAAAATTTTTATATCTTAGCAATATAACATGTAGTTTGTTATCGCCCTCGTAGCTGCTTGTAGGGCTGAAATGCATCATGTTATGAACTGTTTCCATGTCATACTCTCTTGGCCAACTCATATCCcactaaaacaaaccaaaataaccATACATGGAAGTTCGGTTTCTACTTACTCCCTTCTTCTATCTCATTTTACTGAGACTCACTTCCACAAGCTCAGAGGTCCTATAGATTCCCACATGTTAAGTCCCATTTACTCATCTCTGATCACCAGTGGCTTGGAAAGGGGGGTTCTTTAACAAAGCATTATACATAACACCGCTaccaaactaaaacatttttgtattgaatgcagaaagatatttttttcaccCCTTTCATTGTATTACATGTCGAGAGGCTCACTGGCCTGGGACTAGCCTCTGTTAGCCAACCTTTGGCCAGTGAAGAGGATTCAGAGAAAATAATACAACCAACCATCAATCTGAAAAAAGGAGGGGCAACAGAGGGCACTGATTATGCGGTGGCTTCAATGGTGCACTCTTTTGCCAGGTGGCCTGCCTTTCCGCAGTTGTAGCAGTTAGTCTCGCTGGCTTTACTGCAATGCACAGCAACGTGACCAATCTCGCCACACCTAGGGGAGACAAAAGATGTTAGTTTCCTCGGAGAGAGACAATTAAGGTTAACTGACTCAAAAGTGAAAGCTCAATAAGTAACGCAGTAAGTCTACTTTAGGATTATAAACAAAGGACAGGGGTCTAAAAAGGCACTAATTTAAGACATTTTCGAAAACTACTATGGCTACAACACTGCGATAGCAAAAAAAGGACTACAAGTTCACACTCACCTGTAACATTTCACCTTATCGCAAAGTTTCTGGATGTGGCCAAACCCACCGCAGGAGTAGCACTTTTGCTCGTTGGCATGGTCACAGTCACGGGCCATGTGACCAGCTTTGCCGCAGGTGTAGCAGAGctgctccctctcctttttGGGCTCCTTGCAGTCCCGGGAAATGTGGCCACTCCTGTGGCAGTTGTAGCATgctataaaggaaaaaaatgaaacgcAAAACactatcaaaaatgttttactgataGTTTAAGAAAAGACCATTTGGTtgttaaatcattaaatattaCTGATATGATGATCTGTGTagcactgaaattaaaatattgtaattacTTCTGTAATTGTGTTGTTATCAAATACCACTTCACACCAACTAAGTAGAAATGAACtagaaaaagaagaattggAATACACACCATCCTCAGTTTGGTCACAGTCCCTGGCCATGTGTCCTTGGTCTCCACAACGATAGCAGAAAAGCTCTGTAATGAAACAGACAAATTGTAGTGAAAGATTCAAAGAAGTCTACAGGGTTTAAATTTATGGCTTTAATTCCCCAAAGTGTCTCCCCTCAAAACGAATATGTTACAGTAGGCATGCTGTGCTGAGACCAATCTGTTATCCCAAAACCATAGGTACAAGCGCACGACATATATAAAGTGCacttaaaaatagaataatGTGCAGCCCAAGTATTTTGTAACAATTATCTTGTACTGGGTGTGGTCTGCATAGTATATAGTACCCTTGCCTCGTCCCCGACCCCTGCCGCGTCCACGTGCACCGCTGGCATTAGGGCAATGCTTGATCCAATGCCCAGAGCGGCCACATCCAAAGCACTCGCTGTTGCTGCTCATCTCCATTAcctaaagaaaaacattaacacatatCAGTaaacaaaattcagtttaaaataaagcctctcctttctcttctgaACTCACACACCGTGTACACTGGacacatttcagctgttttccaGCTGCCCATCTTACCGGGATTTCACACCAAAGACAAAAGGGAAGTCAATCCTTTTCAACGAGAAATGTGGGTATTAGCTTGGCATGCACCATCTTCATTTCCCAAAAGGTTTTGTGCTGACTTAAATGAGCTCTGAACCTCCGCTAGACATGAGCTGCATGCATGGGCATTCTGGCAgacaaaaagtgttttgttgatGGCAAATTTAACTGCTTAATCATACTTGTCACAAGCAATTACTGAGGGATCGTggtttatgttttcatattcaGCATTCTGATTCAAATGAAGCTTGGCAAGTGGCCTCTCGAACAATTAAACTGCTTAGCATGAtgttaaaatctaaaaacattaacatggCACGCTGTTCTTTTCGTTGGAAAACTAAATCTGTTTAGACTAgttacaaacacactgacataatGCGCTTTGGCTCTGCCGCATACACATTATAGTATTTGTCATATTTGGTGTGAAAgcctgttgatcaactaatctgACGTTTTAATGGATGCAGCTGTTTACACCAGCGCAAACCGGTAAACGAACAGCTGGTGCGCCGCGAGGTTTTTGTGGTGCAGCCAGTGTACACATGGTGTCATCGAGAATGACCCGATCACCGATGTAATCAAATAACCATGCTTGTCCAGGGCTTTCAATTTGTCACTTGTGTaccattttagaaaaatattctGTCTCCAATGATTTTTAGCACAGTTTTCTCCATGTTTGAGTCAAATTACAATACACAACTAACACATCAGCACTGCAAGAGTCAGTCTAGCATAATGACTACCGGGGGATCTAATCTACAATCAaacaatgggggggggggacatttttcagctgtggaGTCTATAACAATCGCCCATTGGACTACGACTACTTACTAATCTAACTTACACGATTTCGTCAATGGAATCATGTTGTGATCGCCATAGGCCAAACTTCTGTTTGCTGAAGGTGCTAAAGACATCAAGTCAGGAAGAATGTGAGTTAATGAGTAAATCAAGGTCCTTGCAATGAGTGCCCAAAAGAGGCCGTAGGATGACAACACGCGGCAGCTAGGTTTAACTGAATTTGGTATAAGATTGCCAGGGCTAACTTGTTGCTTCTAAATCGTGTAATGGTCATCCTAATGTCCGCCGGGCCTCAATTTACAGCTTACAAAATAGTGAATCGCTGACTAGctgctgaaataataaaagtctCTCCTGTAGCCACATGAGAACTCGCTTCCACCGGAGCCTTTCACCTAAAACTACGGACAGCTGGACTTAGCTTATCTTCCATGACTCTATAATATCGCGCTCCACGCCGCTGACTACCCCAGAAATGGCCATGAAAGCATGCCGTGGATTCTATGCTAACTCGGAAAGCTAATTCCAGAGGGCAGTCACATCGCTTCGTGTTATGTTGATTTAACATCTGCTAAAACAGCGAGCCCCAAATCTAACCAAGATTAAGATAACTCAGCTCGTTTTAAACCGTTTAAGGGCCATCTACGCTGCGTAAATAAACCAAACAGGATTCCGACCTGTTTTTGCGCTTGCCAAATAGAATCAAATGCCAAAGGTTGAAGCTACGCTAACGTTGGCCTAGTCACGTTGAATTTTCTGCGTACTCGCGAGACACTCGTACTGCTAGCTAGCACATGCTAGCACACCACCTCACGATCGCGATCAAGAAGCACGGTTCAGTCGACGATCGATTTTCTTCCTCCAGAAAGAAAGTTTGAATCCGACACTTACAGCGATAAAGGTTCACCGTAGATGGTTTCTGACGGGTATTCAAGTGAATATAccgtaaaaacaaaatttcccGCGCAGGGCGCACACACCAAAGTCGTTGTGACGAGCTAACGTTACCAGGCCGGACTGAGAACCCGATGCTCCAATAGCGAGACCAAACAAAACCAGTGCgttttcacaaaagaaaaccGACCAAACGTCCCATTTTCCGCTATAATTAATTTTAACATGACATAGTCTCAAAGTTTGCAGATATACAATATCTACAGACTAAATAAATTTTAATCCCGTTTTATTGCTTACCTTGCTGGCTACCTAGCTATGTCAGTGTTTACGCCTCCTTCTTTGCGCTACATGCGGTGTGACCAGGAGTTCCTGAATTGTCATTCAGTAAAAACCTGCGTAGTCATTGGCCACATACTCCGAAAATGGCCAATCAAACACGAGAATGTCTGGACACCGCCTCTATGAATCAGCCAATCATGGTTATGGAATGATCCTTTTTCCCTAAAGCGACTGACCTTATTTTACCGTCTTTCTTTTTAACCACTATTATTGCCGCATTAATAGCAAGATATTCACATTACAACCGGTAGTTCTTCTACTACTACAAAGACTACTACAAATActttccaaaaattaaaaaagggatATATATGAGCCACAAGATAGATACGGTGCataatatgttaatgttaaaattttaatagGAATTATGGAATGTTTCCATGTGATCATTATTAATTGATGCGTAACCTCAATTTATTCATGGCAATTCATTGAGATTCAGAAAATTTGCGTATAAAGGTATAGGTTTTTGTGAGCAATATGATGTGTGTAGTAACCTCTCTGATCTCTCTAACAACCAATTTCagccagttttatttaattaaattgtcTCAGAAGCACCTTTGTTAGTAGGATTAGTGGAATAATCTGTATAGAGATTTGTGTATGTGGTTCTCAGCAAATTACACCTCCATTACTGTCACTGTTACACTTAATTTGAGGTAAAAAGCATATTTGCAGTCTGagtgaaaaaaactaaaatacatcAGAATTTTTTGAGCAATGAGCAAcattaaaattatgaaaaaaatattttaacctATTGGGTCATAGTCATTGATAATGGTGAT includes:
- the cnbpa gene encoding CCHC-type zinc finger, nucleic acid binding protein a isoform X2 — translated: MEMSSNSECFGCGRSGHWIKHCPNASGARGRGRGRGRELFCYRCGDQGHMARDCDQTEDACYNCHRSGHISRDCKEPKKEREQLCYTCGKAGHMARDCDHANEQKCYSCGGFGHIQKLCDKVKCYRCGEIGHVAVHCSKASETNCYNCGKAGHLAKECTIEATA
- the cnbpa gene encoding CCHC-type zinc finger, nucleic acid binding protein a isoform X1 yields the protein MEMSSNSECFGCGRSGHWIKHCPNASGARGRGRGRGRGKELFCYRCGDQGHMARDCDQTEDACYNCHRSGHISRDCKEPKKEREQLCYTCGKAGHMARDCDHANEQKCYSCGGFGHIQKLCDKVKCYRCGEIGHVAVHCSKASETNCYNCGKAGHLAKECTIEATA